A region of Gracilinanus agilis isolate LMUSP501 chromosome 3, AgileGrace, whole genome shotgun sequence DNA encodes the following proteins:
- the TMCO2 gene encoding transmembrane and coiled-coil domain-containing protein 2, producing the protein MGKTPSPPLEETTGFSLSPLWNWLQENIVNTNPNSWLSEYVAPTWQNILWTIFAICLILGTLTFWKRTFRSIKKVILFANILLMLYKKGSELFQDIVSSGGEINSRSAMNQENHNMLVTLNLQEKILKKLQMVEGKVKDLEDLIIAYKNKKNFTGPYCNCSDCQSPMPTSGFTSTSET; encoded by the exons ATGGGTAAAACACCATCACCACCCTTGGAAGAAACCACAggattctccctctctccattatGGAATTGGCTACAAGAAAACATTGTCAATACGAATCCAAATTCTTGGCTTTCAGAATACGTAGCTCCAACCTGGCAAAACATCTTGTGGACTATCTTTGCCATTTGCCTGATACTAGGAACACTTACCTTTTGGAAACGAACTTTTCGGTCAATTAAG AAAGTCATCCTGTTCGCTAATATACTCCTTATGCTTTACAAGAAGGGCTCGGAACTTTTTCAAGATATAGTGTCCAGTGGTGGAGAAATAAACTCTAGATCTGCGATGAATCAAGAAAACCATAACATGTTGGTCACCCTGAACCTGCAGGAGAAAATCCTCAAAAAGCTGCAGATGGTAGAGGGCAAAGTGAAAGACTTGGAGGATTTGATCATAGCCTACAAAAACAAGAAGAATTTCACAGGGCCCTATTGTAACTGCTCAGACTGTCAGAGTCCCATGCCTACTTCTGGATTTACCTCAACATCTGAAACATGA